The Arthrobacter sp. Marseille-P9274 DNA segment GCACGTCGGGAATAAACGAGCCGGCCAAGCGTTGACTTGAGTGCAACTTGCTCAGGTTTGGGCGGATGCGGAATAATCTCTGGCACAACGCGTTAACTTGAGTCGAAGGCACTCAAGCAACCAGGAGGACATATGCCTATCTTTTTCGGACCCGCAGGTTCCGGCAACGGCTCCTTCGACGAGTTCCTGGCCCGCTACCTGCAGGGCCAGCGAACCGCCCGCGCTGGCCGGCCGATCGACATGACGCGGCTGCTGAGCCGCCGCTCGCACGAGCTGATCGGCCGCGCCGCCCAATTCGCCGTCGACCACGGCCACACTGAAGTCGACGCACTTCACATCCTCCGCGTGATGGCGGAGCAGGAGCCGCTGGCGGAGCAGGTCCGCCGCGCCGGTGCGAACCCGCAAGCCATTGCGCAGGCAGCCGAGCAGCGCCTGCCCGGCGCCTCGTCCGAAAAGGTCGACACCCCGCCGTCGCTGACCCAGTCGACCCAGCGCGCGCTGCTCGACGCGCACCAGGTGGCGCGGGCGTTCGGCTCCACATACATCGATCCCGAGCACCTGTTCTTCGCGTTCGTACTGAACCAGGAATCTCCCGCGGGCCAGGTCTTGGCCGCGGCGGGCGTTACGCCGCAGTCGCTGCAGGCAGCCGGGCAAGAGGCCTCCCCGTCGGAGACCGAGCCACGCCGCGACCCGGCCGCGGCCCCGTCCGGCGATGGCGCCACGCCAACTCTGGACCAGTTCGGCATCGACCTGACAGCCCGTGCCCGGGAAGGCAGGCTGGACCCGGTGATCGGCCGCGCCGAGGAAATCGAGCAGACCATCGAGATCCTCGCCCGCCGCACCAAGAACAATCCGGTGCTGATCGGCGAAGCGGGCGTCGGAAAGACCGCCATCGTGGAAGGCCTGGCCCAGGCCATCGCCGCCGGCGATGTGCCGCAGCAGCTGCAGGGCAAGCGCGTCATCGCGCTCGACCTGCCCGGCATGCTGGCCGGAACCCGCTACCGCGGCGATTTCGAGGAGCGGCTCACCAAGACCATGGATGAGATCAGCGCGCACAATGACGGCATCATCGCCTTCGTCGACGAGCTGCACACGGTGGTGGGCGCCGGAGGCTCCGGCGAGGGCGGCGGCATGGATGCCGGCAACATCCTCAAGCCGCGGCTGGCCCGCGGCGAGCTGCACCTGGTCGGCGCCACCACGCTCGCCGAGTACCGCAAGATCGAGAAGGACGCCGCCCTGGAACGCCGCTTCCAGCCGGTCACGGTCGGCGAACCGTCCATCGAGGACGCCGTGCTGATCCTGCAGGGGCTGAAGGAGCGGTACGAGGAACACCATCAGGTGACCTACACCGATGACGCCCTCCGCGCCGCCGTCGAACTTTCCGCGCGCTACATCATGGACCGGCAGCTGCCGGACAAGGCGATCGACCTGATTGACCAGGCCGGCGCGCGGCTGAGCCTGCGGCGCGGCCCGCGCGTGAACGTTGCGGAACTGCGGGCGCAGGTGGCCAAGCTGGAGGAAGCGAAGAACGCCGCGGTCGCCGAGGAGCGCTATGAGGAAGCCTCCGGGCTGCGCGACGGCATCGAGGCGCTGAAGCAGCAGCTGGCCGCCGCCGAATCTACCCCCACAGGCGAGGGTGCGAGTGCTGCGAACGGGAGTGCCGGCGCCAAGGGCAATACGGACGCCAGCGGGACCGACGACGGCGGGGCGCGTGACGGCGTCATACCCTCCGGTTCCCGGGTGGTCGGCGAGGCGGAGATTGCGGAGATCATTGCCCGGGCCACCGGCATCCCTGCGGCACGGCTGACCGAAAGCGAACGCGGCCGGCTGGCCCGGCTCGAGGAGGACCTGCACCGACGGGTCATCGGACAGGACGATGCGGTGACCGCGATCGCCAAGTCGGTGCGGCGCAACCGCACCGGTATGGGCGACGAGGGCCGGCCCGTGGGCAGCTTCCTCTTCCTCGGCCCCACCGGCGTCGGCAAGACCGAGCTGGCCAAGGCGCTGGCGGATTCGCTGTTCGGCGACGAGGACGCGATGGTCCGGTTCGATATGAGCGAGTTCGGCGAACGGCACACCGTTTCCCGCCTGGTCGGCGCCCCTCCGGGCTACGTCGGCTACGACGAGGCCGGCCAGCTCACCGAGCGCGTGCGGCGTCGGCCGTACTCCGTGGTGCTGCTGGACGAGGTCGAGAAGGCGCACCCGGACGTGTTCAACCTGCTGCTGCAGGTGCTCGACGACGGCCGCCTGACCGACGGCCAGGGCCGGACCGTGGACTTCCGCAACACCGTGGTCATCATGACCTCCAACCTGGGTTCGGAATTCCTCGCCAGCAAGGGCGGAGCGCTGGGCTTCACGGCCAATGGCGGCGACGGCTTCGGGTCGGAGCAGGAACTGCGTGCCCGCGTCATGGGCCGGCTGCGTGAAACCATGCGGCCCGAGTTCCTGAACCGGATCGACGAAATCGTGCTCTTCCGCAAGCTGGACCGGGAGCAGCTGCGCGGCATCGTGCGCCTGCAGCTGGCCCGCTCGGAGGCGCGGCTCGCCGCGCAGGGCTACGGACTGGCTGTGGACGAGTCGGCCGTCGACTGGATCGCCGAACACGGCTACGAGCCGGAGTACGGGGCCCGCCCGCTGCGCCGCGTCATCCAGCGCGAGCTCGACGACCGGATCGCGGACCTGCTGGTCAACGGGGAACTGCCCGACGGCGGACGGGTCACCGTCACGGCCGACGGCGGGGAACTGCGCGTGGCAGCGGACAGCCTGGCCGCTGCGGCCTAGTCCGGATCGGGCCGGACGCCGGCACCCACCTCGGGTGCCGGCGTCCGGTTTGCGCGTTAGGTTTCCTAGGCTCCGGCCAACTGGACGGCCAGCACGTCGTCGAGGACCTTCTCTGCCTCGTCATCTCCGATGCCCATGGCCAGGCAGATCTCGGTCACGAGCAGCCTCTTGGCATACCGGAGCATTTCCTTCTCCGCGTGCGACATGGTTCCTTTGGCCTCCAGCCGGCGGCTCAGGTCGCGGACCAGGCCGGCGGTCACGTAGATGTCGCCGGTCCGCAACCGCTCCTGGTTGACCTTGAACCGGCGGGACCACTGGCTTTCCTCGGCTTGCGAGGGTCCGCGGAGCTCGTCGAACAGCTTCTCCAGACCGTGGGTGTCGAGGACCGGACGCAGGCCGACCGCATCCGCGCTGTCCACCGGCACGCCCACGGTGAGATTGGTGTTGTGCACCTCCAGCAGGACATAGCTGCATTCGGCGTTCCTGAGAGGCCTGGTCTTGATGGCCCGTACCGTCGCGGGACCGTGGTGGGGATGGACAATTGTCTGGCCTTCGGCAAAACGCATGGCAGTTCCTCTTCGTGCAATGGAAGCCACTCTCGACATCGGCGGGCACCCGGAGGTACGCGCGCTCGGTGGTCGTCCCACCTGCACGGACGGACGGCGAAGCCGACGGAACGGGGATCTGGCGGGCGCGCGGACAGCCTCGCGTCCACGGGTGGGCGCGCTTCCGGCCGCGAGCTTGGCTTCTTCCATTATCCCACCCAGTGGGGACATGTTCCCGGGGGGATCACGACGGCGGGAGACACCGGCGTCGTGCGTGGTATGGAATATCTGCGCGGCCGGGGACACACTACTGAACATGAGCAGGCACATCCTGGACGTCCTGGTCAGGGCCGAGGAGGAGATGATCTTCCTCGGCCCCGACCATCCCTCCTACGCGTTGCTGGCCGATTTGGTCTCCTCAGTGCGGACTGCCTGGCAGGAGGGCTACGAGTCCGGAGGTCATGGGGCGGCGGCCAACCCCTACGCGTAGCCGCGGCAGCCTCGCATTCCTTCCATGCTTCCTTCCGCGTACGACGACGGCGCTCCCCGGCCGTGCTCAGATCGCCGGCGTACGGTGGGAGGGTGGAGGAGATCGTGGAGTTCCTGCTCGCGCGGATCGCCGAAGACGAAGCCAACGTCAGGTCCTGGGCGGAGGCCGCCGCCGTTCCGGTGCTGGACCGGGCGCTCGCCGAGTGCGAGGCCAAGCGCAGGCTGATCCGCCACGTCCGGCAGCTGGCCGGGCACGGCGGCGAGGACCAGGCCCTGCTCACGCTGCTTCAAATCATGGCTCTGCCCTATGTCGGCCACCCCGCCTACCGCGAACGCTGGCGTCCGGCCGGCCGCCCGTGACTCGTGCGCGATGCTCCGCCATCAGGGCCGGTAGCCCCGCGTGCCGGCCGTGCGTGAGAAGATCGCGTACGTGACCGATCGACTGATGCTCCTCGACACTGCGTCGCTCTACTTCCGTGCTTTCCACGGCGTGCCGGACAGCCTCAAGGCCCCGGACGGCACTCCGGTGAACGCCGTCCGGGGCCTCCTCGACATCATCGCCCGGCTCGTCACCGACTTCCGGCCGACCCGGCTCGTCGCCTGCTGGGACGACGACTGGCGTCCTGGGTGGCGCGTCGACCTCCTCCCCACCTACAAGGCGCACCGGGTCGCGCAGGCCGTCCCGGGTGGCGTCGACGTGGAGGAGACGCCGCCCGGCCTGGTCGCACAGCTGCCGCTCCTGCGCGAGGTGCTGGAGGCGCTGGACGTCACCGTGATCGGGGCCGCGGAGCATGAGGCCGACGACGTCATCGGCAGCCTCGCGTCACAGGCGGCCATGCCGGTCGACATCGTCACCGGCGACCGCGACCTCTTCCAGCTCGTCGACGATTCACGCGACGTGCGGGTCATTTACACGGCCCGAGGCATGAGCAAGCTCGAGACGGTGACCGATGTGACGGTCGTCGGCAAGTACGGTGTGCTGCCGGTGCAGTACGCCGACTACGCGGCCCTGCGCGGCGACGCTTCGGACGGGCTGCCCGGCGTCTCCGGAATTGGCGAGAAGACCGCGGCCAAGCTGCTCCAGGAATTCGTGGACCTGGACGGGATCATCGCGGCGGGCTCGGATCCGGGCGCGGCGATGTCGGCGGCGATCCGCACGAAGCTTGCCGCCGCCGCGGACTACCTCGCCGCGGCACCCAGGGTCGTCCAGGTGGTCCGAAACCTCGATTTCGGCGAGATCGACGCCGCCATCCGGCCGCTCGACGCCGAACGGCTTGAGCGCATCGAGCGGCTCGGCAAGGAACACAACCTCGGCGGATCCGTGCACCGCGTCCTCCGCGCGCTCGGGAACGAGCCGGCGCCTGCACCCTGATCGATCGTCGACATCCGGCATAAAACCCGGGCGTCTTGCGACGAAAGCCCTTAAGCGCTGCCCGCGCAGCGGAGCCGGGGCTACCGGCCGTGGAAGCGCCGGTGGAGCTCCATGACGTTGTCCGCAAGTTCCGCAACGGGGCCGTCGACCGGCACGCCGGGGGCGACGGCCCCGATGGGGAGTGGCGCCACGGGCCCCGGGGCCAGGTCCCAGTCCTTTAGCCAGCTCCCCAGCTGGTCGGAGGACACCGCATAGACGATTCGGCCCAGCCCCACCCAGGCGTGTGCGGCGGAGCACATCGGGCAGTGCTCGCCGGAGGTGTAAACCGTGGCGGCCGCGCGTTGTTCCGGGTCAAGTTGGTTGGCAGCCCATCGGGCGATCTCGAACTCCGGATGCCTCGTTTGGTCGCCCTCCTTCACCCGGTTCCGGTCTTCGACCAGGACCCGTCCCCCGCCATCGACGAGTATCGAGCCGAACGGCTCGTCGCCGGCTTCGAGTGCTTCGGCGGCCAACTCCACACAGCGGCGCAGATGTACGAGGTCGGTGCCGGAAATGCCCATGGCTCGATTATGGGCCCCGCGGGGCAATCAGGCGACGGCGAGCGCCTTGTCCAGGAATTTGCCGATGACGTTGCCGGCGGTGACATGGTCGGCTACGTCGAGGCCCGGGATCCGGGCTCCGGCACGGAGCCCGCTCGTGCGCTGCTTGGCATGTTCGTTCAGGCAGAGCAGGGCGGAGAGCAGCTCGGCCAGGCCGGCTTCCTCGGTGGAAGTCTGCCGCAGGAGCCGGGAATGCGCGGCCTGGAGCTCGTCGCCCGGGCTGCAGCCAAGGTCGCGGCGGAGGTTGGTGCGGTAGCGGTCGTAGGCCTGGAGGGCCTCGGTGTAGCGGCCGCTCTGCTCGAGGCCGGCCACCAGGGCCGTCCAGGCGCGCTCGTTCAGCGGTTCCGAGGCGACGGCGCGCTGAGCCCAGTGCACGGCGTCGTCGTTATGGCCCAAAGCCGCCGCTGCCTGCGATGCCCGGATGCGGCAGTCGACCACCAGGGCCTCGTGCCGGCGGCGGGCTTCCTCCGCCCACTCGACCGTGAGTTCGTTGGAGAGCAGCGGCGCCGAGGCCATGTCCAGCACCTTGAGCAGCCGCTCGTAGGCTTCGGCCGGCTTGGTGCCGTCGACGAGGCCCACCAGCCGCTCGAAGCGGTCAAGGTCCACGCTGACCAGCTTAGGATCCAGGAAGTAGCAGCCGTGTTCGGTGCGCAGCGGCCCGGTCTTGGCCTGGCCGGGCTGGATGTGCCGGCGGATGACGCTGACATAGCTTTCCAGTGTGGCGCGCGCGGTGGCCGGCGGGTTTCCGCCCCAGAGCAGCTCGATCATCCGGTCCCGGGAGATGCTGATACCCGGCTGGAGGGCCAGGATCTCGAGGACCTGCCGGGCCTTCGGGCTGCCGAGGGTGGCAGCGGTCATGACCCGGCCCGCACGTTCCACCTTCAGGCTGCCGATGAGACGGATGGAAATGGACACGGCAGAACTGGTTTCTGATTTCATGATCGCCCCTACCCCAACTTGTTCCGGCGCCCTCAACAACACCGGTGGCTTAATGGTCGGCGCGGTTCCACACTGCCGCCAGCCCACTCTGGGGCGGAACCCCCACCCTCAAATCTTGGGGGGTTCCGCCCCCCTCGGACCCTCCCTGACCTGCGCAAAGATTTTTCCAAGGGGCGTGGGCGAAGGTTTTACCGGATCCCACGCGGTCCACAAGGGTCCCGACGCTCCCCCCAACCCGTCGGGGCCCTTCCGGCCGTCCGCCCAAAGTTTTTGCAAGTTCCCGGGCGAAGCATGAGCACCATGTCAGCAACACAGCTTGAACAAGAGGCACCGGTACCGGCACAGGCGCAGCATTCTCCGCGGCGCCACCGCCGGCTGATTGTCATCCCGCTGGCACTGGTGTGCGTGCTCGGGATCACTTTCGGGTACCTGTTCCTCAATGCGGAGGTCAAGTCCAGCGCTCCGATGGGCGCCTCCGTAGATGTACCGGGCGGATCGGCCAGCATTACCGGCCTCGTTCCGCTCGAAATCGATGGGTGGCAGCCGCCTTCTCCGGTGGCCGCCCTCAGTGAGGAACCGCAGGAGGGTGCGCACCGTGTACGCATCCAGGTGCAGTTCACGGCCTTGGACGAGGCCGGACTGCCCCTTGATCCTGCCGGTTTCTTCGTTGACGGATTGGGCTCGGGGAAGCCGCATCCGCTCTGGACCTCGTCCTCATCCATGACGCTGGACCAGGGGGAAACCGTCAATACCACCATGGTGTTCGAGCTGCCGGACAAGGCGATTGCCCTGGTGCTGGAGGACTCCTCCGGCAGCCGGCTTTCGCTCGGCACCGAGCACCATTCGGCCGGCTAAAGAGCCCGGCCAACGACGGCGGAGGCGACGTTGGGGTGCCTCCGTTCCGCCGGTCAGCAACAAGTCATCATTGGGAGGTGACTCGACATGTCAGTTTCACGACGCAAACTCCTGCAATGGGGAGGCCTGGGAGTAGTCGGGGCGGGGCTAGTGACCGTGCCTATTACGACCGTATCGGCCAAGTCGGCCAGCCAGCTCAGCTCGCGGGATATGCCAAAGCCGTTCAAAACGGCGTTCCGGCGCCCGCCCAAGCTGGATCCGGTAGACATCACTTACGAGGACGACGGCACGCAGGTCAACCACTACACGATCGCTATGCGGCAGGCTTCCGCGCAGATCCTGCCGACCAAGAAGACCGGAATCCTCGGCTATAACGGGACGTTCCCGGGGCCGACGATCGAGTTGGACCAAGGCACCAAGTCGGTGGTGCACATGCGCAACCGGCTACCGAAGAACCACCCGCAGTGGAGCAAGCATTTGCTGGCCGCCTCGACCCACCTCCACGGTTCGGCCACGCTGCCGCAGTACGACGGCTACGCCAATGACGTAACCCTGCCCGGATTCTCCAAGGACTACCAGTATCCGAACTTCCAGCCGGCCCGGACGATCTGGTACCACGATCACGGTGTGCACTTCACCGCGCAGAACGTCTACTCCGGCCTGGCTGGCATGTACATCCTCCATGACGAGGTGGAAAAGGAGTTGTTGCCGCAGGGCGAATTCGATGTGCCGATGGTGGTCAGCGACGCGATGTTCGCCGCGGATGGCTCGCTCGCCTATGACGACCGGGACCACTCCGGCCTGTGGGGCGATGTCATCCTGGTGAACGGCGTGCCGTGGCCGGTGATGAAGGTCCAGCCGCGGGTCTACCGCTTCCGGATCCTCAACGCCTCCATCTCGCGCTCGTACCGCTTCTCGCTCAGCTCCGGGCAGCCGCTGCATGTCGTCGGGACCGACGGCGGGCTGATGCCGGCCACGCAGTCCGTGGGCAACTTCCGGCACGGGATGGCCGAGCGCTACGAAGTGCTGATCGACTTCAGCAAGTACAAGCCCGGCACCCGGGTGGAGCTGCGTAACCTCTCCAACAAGAACAATCGGGACTACGACTTCACCGGCAAGGTGATGGCCTTCGATGTTGTCGCCGGTCCGGCGGACATGAAATCGGATCCAAGGTGGAACCACATTCCCACCACCCTGGTTGACTCCGAGGCCATGCACCTGACCGAGGACGATGCCGAAGAAGACCGCCGGTTCCGCGTCGAAAAGGACGGACTCGTCGAACCGTGGACCATCAACGGCGTGACCTGGGAGGACGTGATCGCCAGCAACTTCAAGCTGGCGCACGCCGATCCCAAGCTGAACTCCGTCGAGGTCTGGGAGATCGAGAACAAGTCCGGCGGCTGGTTCCACCCCGTGCACATCCATCTGGTCGACTTCCGCATCCTCAGCCGCAACGGCAAGGCGCCCTACGCGTGGGAACGCGGGCCGAAGGACGTGGTCTACATCGGCGAAAACGAGAAGGTCGACGTCGTTATGCGGTTCGGTCCGCACCAGGGCCGCTACATGGTGCACTGCCACAACCTGCCGCACGAGGACCACTCGATGATGTTCCAGTTCCGGGTCGGGCTGGGCGAGGACGACGAGGATCCGTGGGACCCGATCAATGCCGCCCCGGCCGAGTTCGACGACGACCCCGACTGATCCTGCCATGCGATCGGGAGCCGGGCTGCGTCCACCGCGGCGCAGCCCGGCGCACCGCGCCGGCACCGCCCCCGCCCGCCGCGCCGCTGCCGGTCCGGGGAGGACCTCGGGCCCTCCCCGGAAACGGAAGCTCAGCGCCCTGGCGGGCGGCGCCGTCGTCCTTGCCCTGCTGCTGGGTGTGCGCACCTGGGTAGCAGAGCCGGTGGCGGTGGACTCCGACAGCATGGCCCCGACGCTGCCGCCGGGCAGCATCGCGATTGTGCTCAAAACCGCGCCGGCCTGGTTCGGCGTGCACGCCGGCGACGTCGTCGTACTCGATTCCCCGCTCGACGGCACCCGCATCATCAAGCGCGTGGTCGCGGTCGGCGGACAGACCGTGGAGGTCGACGACGCCATCCTGCTCGTGGATGGCGCCGCCCCTCCGGAGCCGTATGTGGACCACCGCACGATCGACGGCACGCACTTCATCCCCACCGCCGTGCCGCCCGGCGAGGTATTCGTCATGGGCGACAACCGCGAGCGTTCCATCGACTCGCGGGACTTCGGCACGGTGCCCGTGGAGGAGATCCGCGGCACCGTGGTCAAACCCTCCATCCGGCCGTAAACAACGACGGCGGCGCCTGCCTTTGCGGGGCGGGGACCGAGAAGCCAAGAAATTTTCAAGAGGAAGCGGCAAACCTCAGGGCAAGCCGGAACCGCCATCCATCGGATCCGGATTGGGGAAAGTCAGCAGTTCCGCCGCCGGCAACGCCGGTCGGGGCATCCATCCAGGCAGACCTTCGGATCCGCCTTCCGTCTCAAAGGACACACCATGCAAACCCAGTCATCAGACCGGCGGCAGCGCAAGTCGCGCCGGGCACGCACCACGCTCGTCGCCTTCACGGCGGCAGGCCTTCTGGCCGGCGGCACCTCCGCCGTCATGGCGGCCAACCCGCCCACCGGGCCCGGCAACATCGAGATCTTCGCCAAGCGCGACATGGTCGCCATCGAGGGCTACGCGGCGCAGGCCGGCCAGACCGCGACCATCTCGGTCAGCCGCGGCGGCAACGTCATCG contains these protein-coding regions:
- a CDS encoding BTAD domain-containing putative transcriptional regulator, whose protein sequence is MKSETSSAVSISIRLIGSLKVERAGRVMTAATLGSPKARQVLEILALQPGISISRDRMIELLWGGNPPATARATLESYVSVIRRHIQPGQAKTGPLRTEHGCYFLDPKLVSVDLDRFERLVGLVDGTKPAEAYERLLKVLDMASAPLLSNELTVEWAEEARRRHEALVVDCRIRASQAAAALGHNDDAVHWAQRAVASEPLNERAWTALVAGLEQSGRYTEALQAYDRYRTNLRRDLGCSPGDELQAAHSRLLRQTSTEEAGLAELLSALLCLNEHAKQRTSGLRAGARIPGLDVADHVTAGNVIGKFLDKALAVA
- a CDS encoding DUF6221 family protein is translated as MEEIVEFLLARIAEDEANVRSWAEAAAVPVLDRALAECEAKRRLIRHVRQLAGHGGEDQALLTLLQIMALPYVGHPAYRERWRPAGRP
- a CDS encoding multicopper oxidase family protein, with product MSVSRRKLLQWGGLGVVGAGLVTVPITTVSAKSASQLSSRDMPKPFKTAFRRPPKLDPVDITYEDDGTQVNHYTIAMRQASAQILPTKKTGILGYNGTFPGPTIELDQGTKSVVHMRNRLPKNHPQWSKHLLAASTHLHGSATLPQYDGYANDVTLPGFSKDYQYPNFQPARTIWYHDHGVHFTAQNVYSGLAGMYILHDEVEKELLPQGEFDVPMVVSDAMFAADGSLAYDDRDHSGLWGDVILVNGVPWPVMKVQPRVYRFRILNASISRSYRFSLSSGQPLHVVGTDGGLMPATQSVGNFRHGMAERYEVLIDFSKYKPGTRVELRNLSNKNNRDYDFTGKVMAFDVVAGPADMKSDPRWNHIPTTLVDSEAMHLTEDDAEEDRRFRVEKDGLVEPWTINGVTWEDVIASNFKLAHADPKLNSVEVWEIENKSGGWFHPVHIHLVDFRILSRNGKAPYAWERGPKDVVYIGENEKVDVVMRFGPHQGRYMVHCHNLPHEDHSMMFQFRVGLGEDDEDPWDPINAAPAEFDDDPD
- a CDS encoding 5'-3' exonuclease; translated protein: MTDRLMLLDTASLYFRAFHGVPDSLKAPDGTPVNAVRGLLDIIARLVTDFRPTRLVACWDDDWRPGWRVDLLPTYKAHRVAQAVPGGVDVEETPPGLVAQLPLLREVLEALDVTVIGAAEHEADDVIGSLASQAAMPVDIVTGDRDLFQLVDDSRDVRVIYTARGMSKLETVTDVTVVGKYGVLPVQYADYAALRGDASDGLPGVSGIGEKTAAKLLQEFVDLDGIIAAGSDPGAAMSAAIRTKLAAAADYLAAAPRVVQVVRNLDFGEIDAAIRPLDAERLERIERLGKEHNLGGSVHRVLRALGNEPAPAP
- a CDS encoding ATP-dependent Clp protease ATP-binding subunit; this translates as MPIFFGPAGSGNGSFDEFLARYLQGQRTARAGRPIDMTRLLSRRSHELIGRAAQFAVDHGHTEVDALHILRVMAEQEPLAEQVRRAGANPQAIAQAAEQRLPGASSEKVDTPPSLTQSTQRALLDAHQVARAFGSTYIDPEHLFFAFVLNQESPAGQVLAAAGVTPQSLQAAGQEASPSETEPRRDPAAAPSGDGATPTLDQFGIDLTARAREGRLDPVIGRAEEIEQTIEILARRTKNNPVLIGEAGVGKTAIVEGLAQAIAAGDVPQQLQGKRVIALDLPGMLAGTRYRGDFEERLTKTMDEISAHNDGIIAFVDELHTVVGAGGSGEGGGMDAGNILKPRLARGELHLVGATTLAEYRKIEKDAALERRFQPVTVGEPSIEDAVLILQGLKERYEEHHQVTYTDDALRAAVELSARYIMDRQLPDKAIDLIDQAGARLSLRRGPRVNVAELRAQVAKLEEAKNAAVAEERYEEASGLRDGIEALKQQLAAAESTPTGEGASAANGSAGAKGNTDASGTDDGGARDGVIPSGSRVVGEAEIAEIIARATGIPAARLTESERGRLARLEEDLHRRVIGQDDAVTAIAKSVRRNRTGMGDEGRPVGSFLFLGPTGVGKTELAKALADSLFGDEDAMVRFDMSEFGERHTVSRLVGAPPGYVGYDEAGQLTERVRRRPYSVVLLDEVEKAHPDVFNLLLQVLDDGRLTDGQGRTVDFRNTVVIMTSNLGSEFLASKGGALGFTANGGDGFGSEQELRARVMGRLRETMRPEFLNRIDEIVLFRKLDREQLRGIVRLQLARSEARLAAQGYGLAVDESAVDWIAEHGYEPEYGARPLRRVIQRELDDRIADLLVNGELPDGGRVTVTADGGELRVAADSLAAAA
- the lepB gene encoding signal peptidase I, with translation MRSGAGLRPPRRSPAHRAGTAPARRAAAGPGRTSGPPRKRKLSALAGGAVVLALLLGVRTWVAEPVAVDSDSMAPTLPPGSIAIVLKTAPAWFGVHAGDVVVLDSPLDGTRIIKRVVAVGGQTVEVDDAILLVDGAAPPEPYVDHRTIDGTHFIPTAVPPGEVFVMGDNRERSIDSRDFGTVPVEEIRGTVVKPSIRP
- a CDS encoding nucleoside deaminase translates to MGISGTDLVHLRRCVELAAEALEAGDEPFGSILVDGGGRVLVEDRNRVKEGDQTRHPEFEIARWAANQLDPEQRAAATVYTSGEHCPMCSAAHAWVGLGRIVYAVSSDQLGSWLKDWDLAPGPVAPLPIGAVAPGVPVDGPVAELADNVMELHRRFHGR
- a CDS encoding CarD family transcriptional regulator; the protein is MRFAEGQTIVHPHHGPATVRAIKTRPLRNAECSYVLLEVHNTNLTVGVPVDSADAVGLRPVLDTHGLEKLFDELRGPSQAEESQWSRRFKVNQERLRTGDIYVTAGLVRDLSRRLEAKGTMSHAEKEMLRYAKRLLVTEICLAMGIGDDEAEKVLDDVLAVQLAGA